A single window of Papio anubis isolate 15944 chromosome 8, Panubis1.0, whole genome shotgun sequence DNA harbors:
- the TCIM gene encoding transcriptional and immune response regulator codes for MKAKRSHQAIIMSTSLRVSPSIHGYHFDTASRKKAVGNIFENIDQESLQRLFRNSGDKKAEERAKIIFAIDQDVEEKTRALMALKKRTKDKLFQFLNLRKYSIKVH; via the coding sequence ATGAAAGCAAAGCGAAGCCACCAAGCCATCATCATGTCCACGTCGCTACGAGTCAGCCCGTCCATCCACGGCTACCACTTCGACACAGCCTCTCGTAAGAAAGCCGTGGGCAACATCTTTGAAAACATAGACCAAGAATCACTACAAAGGCTCTTCAGAAACTCTGGAGACAAGAAAGCAGAGGAGAGAGCCAAGATCATTTTTGCCATAGATCAAGATGTGGAGGAGAAAACACGTGCCCTGATGGCCTTGAAGAAGAGGACAAAAGACAAGCTTTTCCAGTTTCTGAATCTGCGGAAATATTCCATCAAAGTTCACTGA